Proteins found in one candidate division WOR-3 bacterium genomic segment:
- a CDS encoding ABC transporter permease, whose amino-acid sequence MFILIIKNLLRRKIRTLLTIFGIAIAIFLLFSLLTFNQGYKNSLVKELDLLGVHMLAVPKGCPYEAASLIVHGGIIPKYLKEEDLEIVKKIPEVEIATPIFLAQLVEDDRISIIYGIDIESYQKVKKYWKVKGRFFENNENDKIVIGSDIAFQEKLTVGDEVYFKKIDKVYQVVGILEYTGGQDDGFYFLPLKEVQRIFNKEKQITAIGIKVKDLEKVDEVIRKLEEIPDLQIVTMTQVLGTILNLIGQANSLIFTIIILALFISSLGVINTMLISVFERRREIGLLKVIGANNWDIIKLLFLETLILIILGALLGIVLTISGNKFIETFIKGIIIHSPKKIEFNFDWKIATTIFLYSLTIAILASIYPIFKAINLRPMETIRSSDE is encoded by the coding sequence ATGTTTATTTTAATTATTAAAAATCTTTTAAGAAGGAAAATAAGGACTTTGCTCACAATTTTTGGTATTGCCATTGCTATCTTTCTACTTTTTTCTTTGCTAACTTTTAACCAGGGGTATAAGAATTCTTTAGTTAAAGAACTTGATTTACTTGGTGTTCATATGTTAGCGGTGCCCAAAGGTTGTCCTTACGAAGCTGCTTCGCTAATCGTTCATGGAGGTATAATTCCTAAATATTTAAAAGAAGAAGATTTAGAAATTGTTAAAAAGATACCGGAGGTAGAAATTGCTACGCCAATTTTTCTTGCTCAATTAGTAGAAGATGACCGAATAAGTATTATTTATGGCATTGATATTGAAAGTTATCAAAAAGTGAAAAAATATTGGAAAGTTAAAGGAAGGTTCTTTGAAAATAACGAAAATGACAAAATAGTTATTGGTAGCGATATTGCTTTCCAAGAAAAACTAACTGTGGGCGATGAGGTCTATTTTAAAAAGATTGATAAAGTTTATCAAGTTGTTGGCATTTTGGAATATACCGGTGGGCAAGATGACGGTTTTTATTTTCTACCATTGAAAGAGGTTCAAAGGATATTTAATAAAGAAAAACAAATAACTGCAATTGGTATTAAAGTGAAAGATTTAGAAAAGGTTGATGAAGTAATAAGAAAATTAGAAGAAATACCTGATTTACAAATTGTTACTATGACACAAGTTTTGGGAACCATTTTAAACCTTATTGGTCAAGCCAATTCTTTAATTTTTACAATTATTATTTTGGCATTATTTATTAGTAGTTTAGGAGTAATTAATACAATGTTAATTTCGGTATTTGAGAGGAGAAGAGAAATTGGTTTGTTAAAAGTGATTGGTGCTAACAACTGGGATATAATAAAATTACTTTTTTTAGAAACCTTAATATTAATAATTCTTGGTGCTCTTTTAGGAATAGTTTTAACTATTAGCGGAAATAAGTTTATTGAAACCTTTATCAAAGGAATTATTATCCATTCACCTAAAAAGATTGAATTTAATTTTGATTGGAAAATTGCTACTACTATTTTTCTTTATTCTTTAACAATTGCTATTCTGGCAAGTATCTATCCGATTTTTAAGGCAATCAATCTGCGGCCAATGGAAACAATCAGGAGTAGCGATGAATAA
- a CDS encoding ABC transporter ATP-binding protein gives MNNEIILKTEKLNKIYLRGEEKVWALKDIDLTIKRGEFVSILGPSGSGKTTLLNLLSGFDKPTSGKIIFLNKDISLLEEKELQKIRSKYIGFIFQTFLLFSNLTVYENIVLPFYFNKKKINKEKIYEIIEKLSLTHRLKHRPSQLSGGEQQRVAIARALVIEPLVIFADEPTGNLDSENAFNIFKIFENLSKEGYTLVVVTHNWELISKFNIRKINLKDGRII, from the coding sequence ATGAATAATGAAATTATTTTGAAAACAGAAAAATTAAACAAAATTTATCTGAGGGGAGAAGAAAAGGTTTGGGCATTAAAAGATATTGATTTAACAATAAAAAGGGGAGAATTTGTTAGTATTTTAGGACCTTCTGGTTCCGGAAAGACAACCCTATTAAATTTATTAAGCGGTTTCGATAAACCGACAAGCGGTAAAATAATATTTTTAAATAAAGATATCTCTTTACTGGAAGAAAAAGAATTGCAAAAAATTAGAAGCAAATATATTGGTTTTATCTTTCAAACTTTTCTTCTTTTCTCTAATTTAACAGTTTATGAGAATATTGTTTTACCTTTTTATTTTAATAAGAAGAAAATTAATAAAGAAAAAATTTATGAAATTATTGAAAAACTTTCTTTAACTCATCGACTAAAACACCGTCCTTCTCAATTAAGTGGCGGTGAACAGCAGAGGGTAGCAATTGCCCGAGCATTAGTTATTGAACCATTAGTGATTTTTGCTGATGAACCTACCGGAAATTTAGATTCGGAGAATGCTTTTAATATTTTTAAAATCTTTGAAAATCTCTCAAAAGAAGGTTATACTTTAGTTGTCGTTACCCATAATTGGGAATTGATAAGTAAGTTTAATATTAGAAAAATAAACCTAAAAGATGGAAGGATTATATGA
- a CDS encoding permease: MISIFLFNLKQYGLEIIPSVLLGFLLSGIIHEFVPQNIVNKYLGKKDIWSLLRVSLLGIILPLCCFGSLPVAVGFKKKGMPLGSILAFLVTTPATSISAILITYKLLGLKFTIYLCLVVILMGIIIGIIGNLLKVENEINDESDICPMCEEASFHLFHMHHQKGFKKKIISILTYSFIDLPKEIGLELIIGIILAAVVATITPIGLLIKKYLSGPYGYLFAIIFGLLMYICATASVPLVAAFLHQGLNIGAGMVLLMVGPITSYGTILVIRKEFGFKVLIIYLALITILSLIFGYLFTYF; this comes from the coding sequence ATGATTTCAATATTTTTATTTAATTTGAAGCAATATGGTTTAGAAATTATCCCTTCGGTTTTGTTAGGTTTCTTATTGAGCGGAATTATCCATGAATTTGTTCCCCAAAACATAGTAAACAAATATCTTGGGAAAAAGGATATTTGGAGTTTATTAAGGGTATCTCTTTTAGGGATTATCTTACCTTTATGTTGTTTTGGTTCTTTACCGGTAGCGGTGGGCTTTAAGAAAAAAGGAATGCCTTTGGGTTCAATTTTAGCCTTTTTGGTAACAACACCAGCAACCTCTATTTCGGCAATTTTAATAACCTATAAACTTCTGGGATTAAAATTCACAATCTATTTATGTTTAGTTGTTATTCTTATGGGAATTATTATTGGAATTATTGGCAATCTTTTAAAAGTAGAAAATGAAATAAATGATGAAAGTGATATCTGTCCAATGTGCGAAGAGGCATCTTTCCATCTTTTTCATATGCATCACCAAAAAGGTTTTAAAAAGAAAATTATTTCAATTTTAACATATAGTTTTATTGATTTACCAAAAGAGATTGGTTTGGAATTAATAATCGGAATAATTTTGGCAGCCGTTGTTGCTACCATTACGCCAATTGGATTATTAATTAAGAAATATCTGAGTGGTCCTTATGGTTATCTTTTTGCTATTATTTTTGGTTTATTAATGTATATTTGTGCTACGGCTTCAGTTCCTTTGGTTGCTGCCTTTTTACACCAAGGTTTAAATATTGGTGCTGGTATGGTTCTATTAATGGTTGGACCAATAACAAGTTACGGAACAATATTAGTTATTAGAAAAGAATTTGGTTTTAAAGTGTTAATTATTTATCTTGCTTTGATTACTATTTTATCATTAATCTTTGGCTATTTATTTACTTATTTCTAA